One genomic window of bacterium includes the following:
- a CDS encoding sigma 54-interacting transcriptional regulator: MTAQPSAGPACPADEIAALFARLAPRALRPAAFACVGGTEWLWPGEGEAGSRAARRMAELALLAERERTLVEGRRTWLVSAVEGPYPGICGVSAADVGRDVDLRPVLAAVRRQFARRQAFALAVANDPFAPLLAASPSLAAAADTLRRVAPTKLSVLILGETGAGKEVLARALHAASGRAGPFVAENCAALPEALLEAELFGARRGAFTGASIDRKGRIAEAHGGTLLLDEIGDLPAPLQAKLLRALQTGEVRALGADRARAVDVRIVAATHRRVDASGSGFRRDLYYRLAAVVVEAPPLRARRGDLPYLVASLLARAAAEGLGPGRRIDGEGLAVLACADFPGNVRELDNLLRRAAALSPGPSIPGPMLRPPQPSAEFPTNLEARAILEALKLADGKKTEAARRLGWTRQKLYRRLAALFPPGFATARRPRQPGFGA; this comes from the coding sequence ATGACCGCGCAGCCGAGCGCCGGGCCGGCCTGCCCGGCGGACGAGATCGCCGCCCTCTTCGCGCGACTCGCGCCGCGGGCGCTGCGCCCGGCCGCCTTCGCCTGCGTCGGCGGGACGGAGTGGCTCTGGCCCGGCGAGGGCGAGGCCGGCTCGCGCGCCGCGCGGCGGATGGCGGAGCTGGCGCTCCTCGCCGAGCGGGAGCGGACGCTCGTCGAAGGGCGGCGCACCTGGCTCGTCTCGGCCGTGGAAGGGCCGTATCCGGGAATCTGCGGCGTCTCGGCCGCGGACGTCGGCCGCGACGTCGATCTGCGGCCGGTCCTCGCGGCGGTGCGGCGCCAGTTCGCCCGCCGGCAGGCGTTCGCCCTCGCCGTCGCGAACGATCCGTTCGCGCCGCTCCTCGCCGCCTCGCCGTCGCTCGCCGCGGCCGCCGACACGCTGCGCCGCGTCGCCCCGACCAAGCTCTCCGTCCTGATCCTCGGCGAAACCGGCGCCGGCAAGGAGGTCCTCGCCAGGGCGCTCCACGCCGCCTCCGGCCGCGCCGGTCCGTTCGTCGCCGAGAACTGCGCCGCCCTGCCCGAGGCGCTGCTCGAGGCCGAGCTGTTCGGCGCCCGGCGCGGCGCCTTCACCGGCGCCTCGATCGACCGCAAGGGGCGCATCGCCGAGGCGCACGGCGGGACGCTCCTCCTCGACGAGATCGGCGATCTTCCCGCGCCGCTGCAGGCGAAGCTGCTCCGCGCGCTGCAGACCGGCGAGGTCCGCGCGCTCGGCGCGGACCGGGCGCGCGCGGTGGACGTGCGGATCGTCGCCGCGACCCACCGCCGCGTGGACGCCTCGGGGAGCGGCTTCCGGCGCGACCTCTACTACCGCCTCGCCGCGGTCGTGGTCGAGGCGCCGCCGCTCCGCGCGCGGCGCGGCGACCTCCCCTATCTCGTCGCCTCGCTCCTCGCGCGCGCCGCCGCCGAGGGGCTCGGGCCCGGGCGGCGCATCGACGGCGAGGGGCTCGCGGTCCTCGCCTGCGCCGACTTCCCCGGCAACGTCCGCGAGCTCGACAACCTGCTGCGGCGCGCGGCGGCGCTCAGCCCCGGGCCGTCGATTCCCGGCCCGATGCTGCGCCCGCCGCAGCCGTCGGCGGAGTTTCCGACGAACCTCGAGGCGCGGGCGATCCTGGAAGCGTTGAAGCTGGCCGACGGCAAGAAGACCGAAGCGGCGCGGCGCCTCGGTTGGACGCGCCAGAAGCTGTACCGCCGCCTCGCCGCGCTCTTCCCGCCGGGGTTCGCCACGGCGCGGCGGCCGCGGCAGCCCGGCTTCGGCGCGTGA